The Acropora muricata isolate sample 2 chromosome 7, ASM3666990v1, whole genome shotgun sequence genomic interval TCCCAACAGTCCTGATGCCAGAATTCGGCGGCATTCTGTACCACATCGTCCGACGTTCCTTCCCGAAAGCCCGAAAGACATCCGGAAACTTCCGAAAGCATATCTATCGTCCTCGCCGCCTAAAGAAGGCTTAAAAGGTGGCTTCCTGATTGAAACGCCTCTGATGTCGAATCTGGCGTTCAGTTCTCCAAAACAACGATCACAAGGAATCAATGTACAGCATAATAAGAACAGTTACAGGTTATCGATCCACGACCTTCCAACTTCTGTGGCACGTTCGGATAACTTGTTAAACACTCCGGTGAAGAACAGCCCACAATTCCATCGTCGACCCGTAAGGGCACAGAACTCCCATGGAGCCAAATACAAAGATAGCCACAGTGAGACCAACGCAGATCGTAAAATGGAGTGTACAAAGGATGTGAAATCTAAGGAACAGGAAGATAGCGGAGAAAATACAACTGGAAGCGGCCCTTCAAATCACTCAACAGTTGCCATGGAAACTGAAGCGGAAATAACACCGGATATCAACAATGACAAGCCTAGGTTCGTGAAGCGGTCGCGGAGCACGTCACTTCCAACTGATCCAGCTCTAAACGAAATTTAAAAGTAGTTGCTTTGGGGAAAGCAATTCTGTGGTTTCATTTAGATCTGCCGCGTCTGTCAAGTGCATTGCATGGTTAACACACGGAGACCCAGATCCTAGCGTAAGTTTACTTAATGATCTGGGTCACTCTTGATATTTTCGGAATCGAGACACCGAAACCGAATTCCTTTAGTAAGTCGTTTGTTTTTTGTCCAGAGCCGACATCCTCCATCTCAGTAGCGAGAGAGACAGCCCTGCAGACTGCTTTGTATCCCGATATCTCCCGCACGCCTCCTTATGAGCTTCGTGACAAAAATGATTCTTAACTAATTTGTAAAGGCGACTTACAATCTAGAGAACTCGCCAGTCAAGTGAATGATAATAAACCGGAAGTCTTAGTATTATCCTCTTAATGGATTTTctagtttctcaagaaactgtggtactgcgtaggtaggaaagtgaaacaaaaattatggTTTTacgaaacgagttgataaaagttgaattaacaccgtgaaagatttagaaagatgACGTTttgagctttagcccttcgacAGAGcactctaacgaagggctaacgctcgaaaagtcagctttctaaatatttCCCTGTGTTAAttaaacctttatcaactcctttgataaaaccaaaattttttattatcctCTTAAATGATAATGGTAAAAGAACCAGTTTATGCAAAGAAAAATAGCTTCCGAAGCCCAATCGGAGATCAAATAAAACGTTATcgaatattttgtttgaaatgacAACGTTTTTTTATGTCACAACTAAACTGGCatacatcatttttgtttcaaattgttACGAGACTCATTTCTTCAAACCTGAGATTTTCTGTAATTGAAGTCGTAGTTGAAACGGAAAGCAACGCATGAGCAAATGCAACAACTCTAAGGTTtaagcgagattttttcgctgaTTTAATTGATAAATTCTAATCTTGATCTCTTAACCTATTTAGCAGCGAACACACCAACAAAGCAATTCAGTTTCTCGGCTCTCTCAACTTGGGTCACCTGTGGTATGATGTGCTCCTTAACCGGCTGGTCTTTGATTTCTTCAAAtgatgagaaaaaagaaaaatgtaaaaaatttcTACAAATTCCGTGAAAGCAAGTGGAACATAGATTTCCCTAAGGAATTTTTGACGGGGTAAACCGGATGGACCTAAATATTATATAGAATTTCCGGTCTACGGTCAAAGGTCTCGTTTAACATTAATCGAAACCCGACAGCGTTACACAAAAGAAGGTCATGAACAACTCCAAAACGACAATATGAGAAGTGATATACTAGGGATTCTTCGAGGCGAAAGGGCTGCGGAAGAACCATATTTTTGAACACAATCGCAGATAGGAACTGTATCTGTATTGGAAGGACATCTCAAAtagctgaaaaattcaggtttgAAATGAGATCCAAGCAGGTTTTCCCTTCAGTCGTTACCGACGCCATTTTAAAAACTTTGTTGATATTCAAACCACGCAACGCGGCGACGAAATGGCCACCACCTGACTTATCAAAAGGTCAAGGAAAAGTAAATATTCTACAACCGGAAGAGCAGATGTCGAACCATGGATAAGTCAGAACTCACGAATATATCAACAGCCAATGAATTGTTTAAATTAGATTTTTTgaagaatgaaaaataaaacgACAGCCGCCGTAAACAGTAAGGAAAAAGTTCACACCTTGAAGTAAGAAGAGACAGCAAAAAAATAAACGAAAACTGTGAACATTGTTTGTCAAATCAGTTGTATTTGTTTTCGAAAGCTGGCATGGCTCATATGAAGTGCTACTGAGAGCCTTGGCTCCCAGTGCTTCTTATTTAGACCTCACATGCTGCAAACACGCGAATCCCTATCAAACGTACAAGTAAAATATGGATTGGCAAAGGCCAACAACCAATTAATACACAACGTATCTGGTCACGAGCAACAAGCCATGGACTGTCCAAACATTCTTTCAGTGCTACGATGGGAAACGTGATAAGCCACCCGGCCCGTTCTAGTATTTTGTCCGTTTGGAAACCAGTCCAGGTAAAATTACCAGCTGTTTTAGTGAGACAATTTTGGAAAACATCCACATAGAGCTTATAGATCGTGTTATGAGATGGGAAATCCGATTCCGCCCCTAACAAACCCACCATACACCCATTTTCGCTAACTAAACACAGCATTGAATTTCGTCTGCAAATCTTTGTGTCATGTTATGTAAACAAGTGCTCGTGAAAGCGTACGTGTTCGAAAAATCGGTGCTGTAAAGGACTTTGTCTTCACAATACTATCTCTGTCCGTCAATTCTGTGGTCCTTGTGGAAGCAAAAGACACGAAATTACACGCTTATGAAGCTGCTCCTCTTTAAAACAAGTTATCCAGCGGTGATTGGCTGTTGCAAAAGGAAACATCCATCGACGCTCGATTGAATGACACTATTTGATTAGGACAGCAAATCCCAAAATAAACAGTTTACGGCGGAAGACATGCAAAGTGAGGTCATAATAGTTTAAAGAGTACTGGGTTATCCGAGTCATAATCCTGGCATCGCAGAGAATGGAGCCCCCTAATAACCTTCCAGATAgcttgaatgaatttttcaaaaccaTCGAAGAAATGAGTAACACAGTTCTCGTTCCTCAACGATTAGTGGACATTCCGGAAGAAAATGAACTCCCTGCTTGTTCAACCTCGAGGGACGGCCCCTTTGTTAAGCCCAGCAAAGAACTGACCAACTCAGGCCTCTATGGAACATACCATATGCTGCTAGATGTGAAGGAAGAATTAATCACTGGCCGGAGGACGTCAACACAAGGTTGCCTGCAGTCTCATGTTAAAGCAGTAACTGAGGGAGTAAAATATTTGACGTGGTTGGCAAAAGCTTTGACGCAACATTATTGCAATGAAGTTTGTAACGAAGGTTCCCAGTTGCGTGCAAATAGCTTTTCGTATAGTGCATTTGAAGACATGGGAAAGAGAAATGGAATGGATGAAAATTTTCACCTGAGAGATCAAGAATCCAGAAGAAGAAAGAACACTATATGAACAAAATCGGTACTGTATGGAAATATTCCGTggacaagagaaaaaaatatggaCGTCGGAAGTCAAGAATCTGGTTTATTGCCTCAAGTCCTAGGAAGAAGGAACTATTGAATTTCCTTAAACTGAAGCATTCTTCAAACATATCAGTCTTGTATCACTTTAATTCCATATACTTCCATTGATGAAGACACCATGATATTTTATTTAACTGGGAGAGGAGAGGGTAGGTTCTCATTTCCTATCAGCTTAAATATTCAAAGTAGGTTTGCCGtagcccccccacccccaaCCAGTATTACAAGTTCTTGACATTGCGTGACAGAAGTTGCGTTACAAGTAAGGAAACGTTACAACTGATACTGTTACATGTAGACACTTAGTTGCCTATAAAATACTAGTTTCTTTGCTTTATCGGTCGGGTACCTGTTGTTCAAAGAGCGCATGGCACTATCTGTTGATAAATCTCTATCTATTGGATAACTCTGTAGGTGCTGCCGGGATGGCGCTCCTCCAGTCTTTAACAGTATGTTCCATTCATATtcgttgtttgttttgttcgtttttttcttcaaacaacAAATTGCTCGCTTAGTCAAGCTAGATGGAAGTTATCATGGTTACCATGCTATTATTATAAAGGCTGTTTCTGAAAATAATTCCGGTATTTTAACTAATTAATTcaacactgtaaaaattgattttgatagCCCATTGACCGAGGCCAGCTATTTAGTCAGTTGTTTTTCTAGgagaagaaaaatattttaaaatgcttCAGTTATTCTTATAAAAACGTAAAGTGTACAGAAGGAGATGTTGGCTGTTAAAAGAAAACGAAGTCGCTTGTTCCAACTTGAAGATGCGGTCCAACTTGTTGCACGTAACAGAGAGAAagataatttgtttctttacaaTTCGCGTTTTCAATTAAAACTCAGTCAGAGTTGCAACTCGTCACTTCCAACGGATAGCTCGTccattttttcccattttcttgTAGTATCGGCGTTACACTTATCTCTCAAAAAGTCAAGCTCCCAAAGATCATTCAAAGCGGGATCCGTTTAACTTATGATTAGCAAACATAGACAGCTCGGAACACTGATACCCAGTCGTGAAATTCTCGAACCTGGATCGCCGAAAGATTATTGGTATCTGTCGAAAGGTAAGGCACTTGGAGACGACAGAAAAGGCAGTGGAACGTCAAGTAAGAAATATAGCCTCGGGCGctgttattagggagcttaagcagcaacgacagcaacgaaaacaaaaacgtcacttgaaaataaacatttgggaaatggtgactattttgttattattgcttcttcctcgcatcccttatttttgacagagcacgtgggaaatggactggtagaagcgccattgaagtaaatatagagaatgaaagatttgctgttgtgtgctcacgttgtcgttaaaaccttaaatttggaaatttcacgttgtcattttgcagactacgtcaaaaaattggacttgagtgcgtgccgcacgtgcagcacgattatttttcctcattcaaccaatcagatcattgttttctggcgtcgtcctTGCCGTTAccttcgtccttgcttaagctccctattattgcCTAGCACCGCAATCATGATTCTTATGGATCCGATGATAAGAGCCCCATAACTGGATTAGTACGAGAGGTTGTAAATTACCTCACAAACGAGCTAAAAGCGCTAGGCAGATGCCTGGCTGGAAATCATCATTCTCTCATAGACGGGGGATACGCTGTTAAAAGAGATCCGATGAGAGAAAGTCGGTGGACAAAAATCGCCCAGATAACGCCTTCATTGAGCCTGCAAAGGAGATCAGACCTGGAATAGAGAAGCCAATGGCTTCTTTTACATCGCGGAGAACAAACTGATTGGTTCAGCATTTGCTATATGGCTAGGGTTTAGCAAGCTTTTCTCGTGTTTTCGTAACACCCCGCGTGGGTTTATTACGCTGGTTAACCCAAAGGAAATGTGGTCTGTTATTTAAATACATTAATCTCCATTTAAAATTTCCAAAAGAGATGGAGAAATAAAGGTCAGTATtgaagtattattattatcatcagtgTTAATGTTTAGTTTAGCTTAACAAGCCTGGTACAATCTACAAAATCATCTTTCATTTTGTTATCTCACGTACGGCATGCGGAGTAGCGTACATTTCTACCCTTAAGTGTAGACCGCGAAcgagcagcacgattatttcaaCTCAATACATTGATTTTGTGGCATTCCTGTTGCCATGGTCACGGATTTTTAAACTTCCCAATATCTTTTACGTCATTAGTTGTTGGTTGCTATTAACTGCAGTGATTGTTGCCTGTTGCCTCGATGATTTCTATAGAAACTTGGTGTTCTACATTTCAACACAGAGCGCCCAATATCGTTTTCGTATCCTTCCATATCGCTGTGACTTTTGCATTGATTTCGATATTGCCTTACATGGTTTTGTTAAacaccttgttataaataactCTTAGCAGTTACATCGTTAATTAAAATGtggttttcaaataaaacttggtAACAGATATTTACTTTTTGCTTTGCATTATCATCTTCAAGTGCGATTTGCttcaatgaacaaaaattaGAATTCAAAATTTCGGGTTCATTGTAAAACAATTTCAATTAACTCTTAGGAATACTTACGTTATTCACATCCAACAATTTCCTCTTTTGGCATCTCAAGATCATAGTCTGGATTTATATTTAGgcattttagttattttttattcCCTTAGGCTGGAATGATTTATTGCCGGGCAATTACTGTTGAAAGCAACTTAAGTATTGGTTACTGTTTGCTGCAATAATGTGAAATACGGatcattaactttatttataatTCGTTCATGAATACTGAGTCCTCTTTCTTCTCACAGCGAGGTGAACAAAAATGAACATATCGCTTGAGAACCAAACTTTGAGAAATTTATCTTCAAGCGTGCGAGGAAATCAAATTTTTGGCTTTGTAACTTTTCTAGGTATTGTTGTGATTGTCCTGCCCATTGGGATTGTTGGTAATCTTTTGGTTATTACAGTAGTATGGAAAAAGCGTGTTATTCGCACAAACACAAACTTATTGCTGGCAAACTTGGCCGGTTCGGACCTCTTGGCCTGTGTGCTGGGATACACTGTGGCTATAACCAGATATTTTCCACCGAAAGATGTGACTTTGGGTCTCATTCTTTGCAGGATTAATTCGTTCTTTCCGGCAGCTTCGGTTTGTTCCATTTTAACACTCACCATCATTGCCATCGAGCGCTACAATGGACTCGTTAAGCCTTTAAGACCTGGATTCAAGTTCAGAAAGCGGGCACTGCGGTATTTTTGCGTCGTAATATGGATAATATCACTTGCTTTAGTAACGCCATTAATTTATTTCGACGAATACAATCCAAAGAATCGTTGCACTCGATCATGGAGAGGAGTTGTGAGAGAATTCTACTGGACGTGGGGCTCAGTAATCTGCGTTGGTGTTCCCTTACTGATTATAATCTTTTGTTATGTTTGCATCATTCGAGCGCTGTATTTCGGATTACGGGTTATTCCGATGAATATTCCGCTCgaaatggaagaaaaagagaagaaaaaggtCATTAAACTTGCCGTCATCGTGACTTTAGTCTTTGCTTTGTCATTTCTACCGTTTACGGTCGTCAGAGGGATGGAAATACGTGGACCGGTTCCTTATGAAGTCAGTGTGTCTTCTCTCATCCTCGTACTTCTATCATCAATTTGTAATCCTTTTATTTATGCGTTCCAAAGCACGAACTATCGCAGGGCGTTCAGAGAGGCCATAACCTGTCGACTATAGCTAACTTTTAAACTTCAAGTCGCCACATTTTACAGtttcagttttattattattctcttaCGAAATTACATAACAACTTCCGCTGCTCGCATATAGCACAGCTAGTCGAGGCGGGCAGACGACACTTGAACATAAAGTAATTCAACAGGAGGagattaagaaaagaaagaaaaagaaaggaaagaaaaagggaaaTAGATCTATATAAACGATACAGAAATGAACTAGAGTTATTACAATACGTTACAAAAATTACGTTACAAAATTACAGAATTATAAGCCTATTTTACATTCATCTTGCTTAATTTATTAACTAAAGTATCCTCCAGTTGCAGAATACGTAAAAAGAGCTGATGCAAAGAAACTTTTAAATTTATGTTTGGGGAGTATTTGGATACTTTGAGGAATACTGTTCCAAAtatagaaaaataattttttaactGATTTGtccatttacatttacatttcaATTACACCCCTCTGCAACagaccatagttagtagttaACTATGAACAGACCCATTGGCATCTTTATTCTTGCTGGGTTGTCGGAAGAAAACCTCACCGGGTCggcaaattttccaccaggTTGCCCCTTTCTGTCGGGTCGCATACCAAGGGCCATGATTTACATCTACATCGTCTAGcgctcggcaaagttcctttttgacttgtggctgtttttgcgtacgtggccacatacaccacaagcctttttagaaacatcacgccaagccggccacatttttgctagagggaaggacagccacaacaccgggaacttcacgccctactctttacgagcAGTGTGTGAGTACTTAAACGTGccacgttgaaattttaaacttggaaggtattgtgagacggggcctacggtttatagtccttatccgagaagacttgaaagtctaaccatttgctgatgtaattacaaaggcagcactttctcctcagttattttaagaccctgagtgttggtccggccggagtcgaactcacgacctcccgcgtgacaacccgatgctcaaccaactgagctaacggTGCGGTGATAGGACTATTGAGGACAACATGTGTGGTTACTCAGCACTCGTGCGATTACCTGTCATCGTTTACCTGCTTTCTAGAAACAATATCAAGAGAAGACTTTTTGACGGTGGTTGTTATGCAATTTCTTTATTCAAAAATAGGCCGTCCAGACTCATATTGAACAAGAAACTAGACTGGTGTTTTTGGTTAGAAGCACTTTCGGGTTTGTGCGGGAAAAGGCTACAAGTTTTAAATTGTTTCTGTAGTTTTCATGGATCACATTGCTGAGAGTTGGAAGTTGTGAAAAATTCGAAAAGCGGAAAAATGTCTGGGTGTGACCTGATTTTCCGGCCACCATCCAGTAAATTTTACTGACGTCGACTTGAGCAAATATTAAATGCGTAAAATGTATTTTACGCAATCCGAAAAACTTGTCACTGAGGAGAAACAGTTCTGCACGCCAATTCCATGCAGGTAACGCGAATTTGTCTTATTCTTACGGCATAAATGACAGGATTAATTAAAGAGTTAAGCAGAACCATTGAGAACGTTGATTGAGAAACTAAAACTTTGGTTTCCCCGGATATTTGGCTCGCATACTTTGAGGAAAGGATTCTGTAGAAAAATATAGGCAAGTAGCACAACAGTAACCCACATAAAATAGTAAATGTCAGATTGAATGCTTTTTTCGCACTTGCAAACTGTTCCCTCGCTTCTTGTGTAACTTGATGAGCTGCGATTTGTCGTTGGTGTCGGCGAACCTCACGGAAAACTGTGACGTGGCAAAAAATTATGAATGCTATCGATAGTGTGATTAATGAACTGCTAACGGCTAAAAACGCAATTCGGTAAAAAGGAAATATACAAACATAGATAACTACTGATAACGACCACGCCATAAAGGAAGCGGCCAGTAAACGAGATGTGGTAATGAAATTTGTATGCTTGAAAGGGTATTTCATAGCCATTAGGCGTTCCCCGCTTAAAAGAACTACATGATGCAAAGAAGCAGTCAAAACACAGCCCACAGCAGGTCTAGTAAAGCTTTGTAGCGAACACGACCAAGAGTCTTTACCGAGCAAGGCTGTTATTGAAACCACAATGAAAATTGGTTGAATTATCAGGCCAGTCAAGAAATCAGTGAATGCCAATGTAGCTACGAGAATGTTCGACTTTTGCTCTCTTAGTCGCCTCTTCGTTTTCACCGCGGCCATCACAAATACATTCAGGACAACTGCAGTAGGCGACGCAAGAATATTGACGATTATGAGGAATATTAGACCAGCCACTGAGGAGAAGGTATCACGGTCAATTCCTTTTTCAAATGGAGAACAGACGAAGGACTTCGCTGCCTGACGTTCCATATTGGAGTTCATTTTTCTCTCTCCTTTTTTAACTTTCCGGCAACCATTCGCTTAGGGTTCAAAAGCACCTCTTCGCTTGCCCTTTGTTTGAAAACAGCCTATTTGTTGTTTGCCCTTCCTGCAAATGCTATTATCTATTCTTCTCTTAATGGCTCGATATCAACATTTAGTTCGTTAGCAGCGCCTCAATGCCGGAAACTAGCTTTTCTCCTGAATCTCACTTGTCAATCGCTAAAATCTGGTATTTTTTTCTAGCTGTCGATTGTTTC includes:
- the LOC136922940 gene encoding uncharacterized protein, with translation MAQNKKTVSKFEFNKRIRDLLSRDRHRLRETFEKFDKEHANRLAEINSMQEKVRHSMRNLVKERVKTQLKADAEHNQTRKESETEESLFPQLNDSRISFTPEARRKSYQKALLPSIPVSRSENLQVPNSPDARIRRHSVPHRPTFLPESPKDIRKLPKAYLSSSPPKEGLKGGFLIETPLMSNLAFSSPKQRSQGINVQHNKNSYRLSIHDLPTSVARSDNLLNTPVKNSPQFHRRPVRAQNSHGAKYKDSHSETNADRKMECTKDVKSKEQEDSGENTTGSGPSNHSTVAMETEAEITPDINNDKPRFVKRSRSTSLPTDPALNEI
- the LOC136921620 gene encoding uncharacterized protein is translated as MEPPNNLPDSLNEFFKTIEEMSNTVLVPQRLVDIPEENELPACSTSRDGPFVKPSKELTNSGLYGTYHMLLDVKEELITGRRTSTQGCLQSHVKAVTEGVKYLTWLAKALTQHYCNEVCNEGSQLRANSFSYSAFEDMGKRNGMDENFHLRDQESRRRKNTI
- the LOC136922809 gene encoding QRFP-like peptide receptor, producing MNISLENQTLRNLSSSVRGNQIFGFVTFLGIVVIVLPIGIVGNLLVITVVWKKRVIRTNTNLLLANLAGSDLLACVLGYTVAITRYFPPKDVTLGLILCRINSFFPAASVCSILTLTIIAIERYNGLVKPLRPGFKFRKRALRYFCVVIWIISLALVTPLIYFDEYNPKNRCTRSWRGVVREFYWTWGSVICVGVPLLIIIFCYVCIIRALYFGLRVIPMNIPLEMEEKEKKKVIKLAVIVTLVFALSFLPFTVVRGMEIRGPVPYEVSVSSLILVLLSSICNPFIYAFQSTNYRRAFREAITCRL